A window from Lentisphaera araneosa HTCC2155 encodes these proteins:
- a CDS encoding IS5-like element ISLar5 family transposase, whose protein sequence is MYKNTGSEPKMANLPYFLDGTLNINNRWVKLAAIIPWTDVEEIYALNFTSHTGPKALPARTAFGSLIIQVKLSLTDEETVEMISENPYLQYFLGFERYKQEAPFDSSMMTHFRKRFGAQGIKDIDELLHTATRKKEEDSNDDSDNDPPSNKGSLIVDASCVPGDIHYPTDLGLLNKAREKTEEVIDILWCHRSNTEDKVKPRTYREDGRKSFLSIVLKKRVSKKKRREVINRQLHCVRRNLASIDELKKYADLTLLKPSLYRELLVIGTLYQQQQYMYDNKVTSVDDRIVSIHQPHIRPIVRGKAGAHTEFGAKISISVVDGWTFTDTISFDSYNEGTELISQIEKYKERFGYYPESTHADKIYRNKENRAHCKKHGIRISGPSLGRPPKDEKLRKEQKDIQRQDEAIRNQVEGCFGVAKRRYKLDRIFTKIKASSETLIALIFMVMNLDKALAFLSLFGQYYKQLLEHFLNFISLISQGEHLKRRVIQ, encoded by the coding sequence ATGTATAAAAATACGGGCTCAGAGCCCAAAATGGCCAATTTACCTTATTTTCTAGATGGTACACTCAATATCAATAATCGCTGGGTCAAGTTAGCGGCAATAATACCTTGGACAGATGTCGAAGAAATTTATGCACTAAATTTCACCAGTCATACTGGGCCCAAAGCTCTTCCTGCAAGAACTGCATTTGGTTCCCTTATCATTCAAGTAAAGCTAAGTTTAACTGATGAAGAAACGGTAGAAATGATTTCTGAAAATCCCTATCTTCAATATTTCTTGGGCTTTGAAAGATATAAACAGGAAGCACCTTTTGATTCGAGCATGATGACTCATTTTCGAAAGCGTTTTGGCGCTCAGGGCATTAAAGACATTGACGAACTCCTGCATACAGCGACACGTAAAAAAGAAGAGGATTCTAATGATGATTCAGACAATGATCCTCCATCAAATAAGGGTTCTTTAATTGTTGATGCCAGTTGTGTTCCTGGTGATATTCACTACCCAACTGACCTTGGGTTGCTAAATAAAGCCCGTGAAAAAACTGAGGAAGTAATCGATATCCTTTGGTGTCATCGCTCAAATACAGAAGATAAAGTTAAGCCTCGAACTTATCGTGAAGATGGCAGGAAAAGCTTTTTAAGTATTGTTCTAAAAAAACGTGTTTCGAAAAAGAAAAGACGTGAGGTGATTAACAGACAACTCCATTGCGTAAGGAGGAACCTCGCCAGTATAGATGAACTCAAAAAGTATGCCGATCTTACTCTATTGAAGCCTAGTTTATATCGTGAACTTCTGGTGATCGGGACACTTTATCAACAACAGCAATACATGTACGATAACAAAGTAACAAGCGTAGATGATCGCATCGTAAGTATTCATCAACCACATATCCGTCCCATAGTTCGGGGGAAGGCGGGAGCTCATACGGAATTCGGAGCAAAAATATCTATCAGTGTGGTCGATGGCTGGACCTTTACCGATACGATTAGCTTTGACTCTTATAATGAAGGGACCGAACTGATTTCACAAATTGAAAAATACAAAGAACGATTCGGTTATTATCCCGAATCAACACATGCGGACAAAATCTACCGAAACAAAGAAAATCGAGCACATTGTAAAAAGCATGGGATAAGGATAAGTGGTCCCAGTCTTGGAAGGCCTCCCAAAGATGAAAAATTACGTAAAGAACAAAAGGATATACAACGCCAAGATGAAGCTATAAGAAATCAAGTAGAAGGCTGTTTTGGTGTAGCCAAAAGACGCTATAAACTCGATCGCATTTTCACGAAAATTAAAGCGTCGTCTGAAACACTTATTGCTTTAATATTCATGGTGATGAACTTGGACAAGGCATTAGCCTTTTTATCACTTTTTGGCCAATATTATAAGCAGCTATTAGAACATTTTCTTAACTTTATAAGTCTCATTAGCCAGGGTGAGCATCTCAAAAGACGAGTCATTCAGTAA